A part of Neodiprion pinetum isolate iyNeoPine1 chromosome 4, iyNeoPine1.2, whole genome shotgun sequence genomic DNA contains:
- the LOC124218099 gene encoding sepiapterin reductase-like: MSASLLSGKVFLLVTGASKGIGRQIAESFGSLLGEGSLVLLLARNSNGLKETANKLPKRIKVQTTSVDLRVADANHLKDIISKAVGPAGVTQFENAIIVHNAASIGDLSKPTIALTDFQTWRDYYDLNVFSPAVLNGVFMQLFNEASKVTRFVINVTSIAANTPFGSAGYYCSGKAARTMFFKVFATENPNVYVLNYSPGFVDTDMLHAVITGITDPSARNFFREVQSSDLVLTTQQTVNRMIEIIKLQKFNSGDIIDYSDLLEA, encoded by the exons AtgtctgcatcattattatctGGCAAGGTTTTTCTCCTTGTTACTGGTGCGAGCAAAGGAATTGGTCGTCAGATAGCCGAATCATTTGGTTCTTTGCTAGGTGAAGGATCACTAGTGTTATTGTTAGCAAGGAATTCGAATGGATTAAAGGAGACGGCCAACAAGTTACCCAAAAGAATAAAAGTGCAAACCACAAGTGTTGATTTACGTGTTGCAGATGCGAATCATTTGAAGG ATATTATCAGCAAAGCCGTGGGTCCTGCAGGTGTAACCCAATTCGAAAATGCTATAATTGTTCACAATGCAGCATCAATTGGTGATCTTTCGAAACCAACTATCGCTTTGACTGATTTTCAAACATGGCGAGACTACTACGACCTTAATGTATTCTCACCAGCTGTCTTAAACGGCGTCTTTATGCAATTGTTCAATGAAGCTTCAAAAGTAACAAGGTTCGTTATAAACGTGACATCCATTGCTGCAAATACACCTTTTGGGTCAGCAGGATATTATTGTTCAGGAAAAGCTGCAAGGACCATGTTCTTCAAG GTATTTGCAACAGAAAATCCCAACGTATACGTACTGAATTACTCACCTGGCTTTGTAGACACTGATATGCTGCATGCCGTGATCACCGGTATAACGGATCCATCGgccagaaattttttcagggAAGTACAATCAAGTGATTTGGTGCTGACGACACAGCAAACAGTTAATCGTATGATAGAAATAATCAAATTACAGAAGTTCAATTCAGGTGATATCATCGATTATTCTGATTTATTAGAAGCTTGA
- the LOC124218101 gene encoding sepiapterin reductase-like, giving the protein MSAAYLSGKVFLLITGASQGIGRQIAQSFAPLLGNDSLVLLIARNARGLQETADKLPRGLSVHTASVDLSTATAHELKDVINKVLGAAGAMQFEKAIVVHNAASIGDLTKSTVAMTDFNIWQEYYNLNVFSPAVLNGVFMEIFNDYSKVLRLVINISSYSAVQPYKFMGYYCSGKAAREMFFKVFAVENPNVNVLNYSPGPVDTDMLHAVHTYTSEAQDEDTKNLVKNRPVLTTEQTVIRLLEVLKLQKYKSGSHIDYYNN; this is encoded by the exons ATGTCTGCAGCCTACTTGagtggaaaagtttttcttctcattaCCGGTGCTAGTCAAGGAATCGGAAGACAAATAGCACAGTCATTTGCCCCGTTATTAGGTAATGATTCTTTAGTGTTATTAATTGCCAGAAATGCCAGAGGGCTGCAAGAAACGGCCGATAAGCTACCAAGAGGCTTAAGTGTTCATACTGCAAGCGTTGATCTGAGTACTGCTACAGCACATGAGTTAAAAG ATGTAATTAATAAAGTCTTAGGTGCTGCAGGTGCAATGCAGTTTGAAAAGGCTATCGTTGTCCATAATGCAGCATCTATTGGCGACCTTACGAAGTCAACTGTAGCTATGACTGACTTTAATATTTGGCAGGAATACTACAATCTTAATGTATTTTCTCCAGCAGTTTTGAATGGCGTCTTCATGGAAATATTCAATGATTACTCAAAAGTTCTTAGACTGGTAATAAATATCTCATCATACAGCGCTGTTCAACCTTACAAGTTCATGGGATATTACTGTTCGGGAAAAGCTGCACGGGAAATGTTTTTTAAG GTGTTTGCTGTTGAAAATCCGAATGTGAATGTACTGAACTATTCACCGGGACCCGTAGACACTGATATGCTACATGcagtacatacatacacaagCGAAGCTCAGGATGAGGATACCAAAAACTTGGTAAAAAATCGCCCTGTGTTAACCACGGAGCAAACAGTTATTCGTCTCTTGGAAGTACTCAAATTACAGAAGTACAAGTCTGGTAGCCACATTGATTACTATAACAACTAA
- the LOC124218100 gene encoding sepiapterin reductase-like has protein sequence MSAPLLSGKVFLLVTGASRGIGKQITESFATLLGNGSVVLLIARNENGLKETAQKLPKSLSVHTASMNLSVATADELKDVVRKALGSEGATQFEKAIIIHNAGSLGDVSKPTNDMKDLTTWRNYYDLNVFSPAILNGVFMEFFNEDTKVTRLVINITSLCGIQPSKSLAYYCTGKAAREMFFKVFALENPEVNVLNYSPGPVETDMQQVLRKNLGDADGKKMFNDFKASGSVLTTEQTVNRLIEILKLQNYKSGDHVDYYDK, from the exons ATGTCTGCGCCATTATTATCTGGTAAAGTTTTTCTCCTTGTTACTGGTGCCAGCCGGGGAATTGGTAAACAAATAACAGAGTCATTTGCTACCTTGCTGGGAAATGGATCTGTGGTATTATTAATTGCCAGAAATGAAAATGGCTTGAAAGAAACGGCGCAGAAGTTACCAAAAAGCCTAAGCGTTCATACAGCAAGTATGAATCTCAGTGTGGCAACGGCCGATGAATTAAAAG ATGTCGTTCGCAAAGCTTTGGGTTCTGAAGGTGCGACACAATTTGAGAAGGCTATAATTATTCATAACGCTGGATCACTCGGTGATGTTTCAAAGCCAACTAATGATATGAAAGATCTCACAACCTGGCGCAATTACTATGATCTTAATGTCTTTTCCCCGGCCATTTTAAATGGAGTGTTTATGGAATTCTTCAACGAAGATACAAAAGTTACAAGACttgttataaatattacatcTTTGTGTGGAATCCAACCGTCTAAATCATTGGCGTACTATTGTACTGGAAAAGCTGCAAGAGAGATGTTCTTTAAG GTTTTTGCTCTTGAAAATCCTGAAGTAAATGTGTTGAATTATTCACCAGGACCTGTCGAAACTGATATGCAACAAGTGCTACGGAAAAATCTGGGGGATGCAgacggtaaaaaaatgttcaatgaTTTTAAAGCAAGCGGTTCAGTTTTGACGACAGAACAAACAGTAAATCGTCTTATAGAAATACTCAAGTTACAAAACTACAAGTCAGGTGATCATGTTGATTATTATGACAAGTAA
- the LOC124218089 gene encoding probable peptidoglycan muropeptide transporter SLC46, whose amino-acid sequence MPVEGGSKKASKGRGRFLILGCSVALLTFSQSFTGIILTDLIVYRTCLISLGTNHTYDCSMAHTNDSSIKERLLEAEAEPLASMIVMVKTLIESILSAVLSLFLGPWSDRGGRKPLLLGGLTGFTLMFGLLSLLCSWDVSPWYLIIPSIPGYILGGSGTVILAAMCYISDTTAEKDRTMLMAWLQASIFGGVVLGVFGGPIIFQNCGYTTVFSIGAMCCASALLIIYFSIPESAKGATEKSQMHGLFEIALLKKLATSIIVKRYGFHRPVVWLVMFIFTTCAMIIAAETSIGFLFVKARLGWDVAQYSYVSGVGLLLNITALFGVSLLGHSAGSADTLLAVVGLTSGLIGSIVKAFATKAWHMYFSVSIAMFGGIVAPVMRSILSKSVPAEDIGTVLSLAGLLEVMSPLAGAPLFTLIFSNYLPPIYPTPVFLLSTSLFALLIVCTVYTEVLIRRFRKLVYIAAPQKE is encoded by the exons ATGCCGGTAGAAGGAGGAAGTAAAAAAGCATCGAAGGGCCGCGGGCGGTTCTTAATCCTGGGATGTTCAGTCGCATTGCTCACATTTTCGCAATCATTCACGG GTATCATTCTCACGGATTTGATCGTTTATCGTACGTGCTTGATATCGTTAGGAACAAATCACACGTACGATTGCAGCATGGCTCACACAAATGACAGTAGCATAAAAGAAAGACTTTTGGAAGCTGAAGCCGAGCCGTTAGCAAGTATGATTGTGATGGTCAAAACATTGATCGAAAGTATACTGTCGGcagtgctttcgttatttcttGGTCCTTGGAGTGACCGAGGTGGAAGAAAGCCTCTCTTACTAGGAGGTTTGACAG GTTTTACATTAATGTTCGGCCTGCTATCCTTACTCTGCAGTTGGGACGTCAGTCCttggtatttgataattcccTCAATTCCGGGGTATATCCTGGGTGGATCAGGTACCGTAATATTGGCTGCAATGTGTTACATATCTGATACAACGGCAGAAAAAGACAGAACGATGCTAATGGCTTGGCTTCAGGCATCAATTTTCGGTGGGGTGGTATTAGGCGTCTTTGGCGGGcctattatttttcaaaactgtgGCTACACAACAGTCTTCAGTATAGGTGCGATGTGTTGTGCATCGGCACTACTTATAATTTACTTCAGTATTCCCGAATCAGCCAAGGGTGCCACCGAG AAATCACAGATGCATGGGCTGTTTGAAATCGCCCTGCTGAAGAAGCTTGCTACCAGTATTATAGTTAAACGATACGGTTTTCATCGACCCGTTGTTTGGCTTGTGATGTTCATTTTTACAACATGCGCAATGATTATCGCAGCAGAGACGAGCATAggatttcttttcgtaaaAGCGCGACTGGGCTGGGATGTTGCACAATATTCTTATGTAAGTGGCGTGGGTCTCTTGCTGAACATCACAGCTTTGTTTGGAGTTTCTCTACTCGGTCATAGCGCAG GGAGTGCAGACACGCTGTTAGCTGTCGTAGGTCTCACATCCGGTCTAATTGGTTCAATTGTAAAAGCTTTCGCAACGAAAGCTTGGCATATGTATTTCTCGGTATCAATCGCAATGTTTGGAGGAATCGTGGCGCCTGTTATGCGTTCCATCTTATCAAAATCAGTGCCAGCGGAAGATATTG GTACTGTGTTATCACTCGCGGGGCTTCTCGAAGTAATGAGTCCACTTGCCGGAGCACCACTATTTACGttaatattttcgaattatttacCGCCGATATATCCGACGcccgtttttcttttatcaactaGTCTGTTTGCATTATTAATAGTTTGCACAGTGTATACTGAAGTACTAATAAGGAGGTTTCGCAAACTAGTTTACATAGCTGCACCTCAAAAGGAATAG